A genome region from Drosophila simulans strain w501 chromosome 2R, Prin_Dsim_3.1, whole genome shotgun sequence includes the following:
- the LOC6733916 gene encoding glycine receptor subunit alpha-2 isoform X2 codes for MLDKFNTNAFISFGLGFILMWLSEATEAHMNYTAKPRVVLPPNYVKEIRPPSKKGSPVIVDFSIFVVDINSINVEDMDFSDTVYIFRVDMFIHQRWLESRLEIPDDIFEEGDDYVTLLPEVFENFWQPDPYFLNSKIAGYGSPYVASTSLLRNKGERDSKNFHLDKDIKIATLTHKFTSVTLYKNKTVRYAARMHAIIACQMEFQLYPMDIQVCPIYIESFSSNNQKVKLRWSDSGVTLNPELKLLQYNLGQPLELEESDGYMPEKVGNFSRLTVYFRFERQIGHHLIQTFAPSSLVVMLSWFSFWLGLDAIPGRVTLLVTCMLTLVTMFTGADIPPVAYVKALDLWMAGCMLSVFAALAEFVVVKVLDVQYQYQVNRIPKRISNMEKGQCATVASWEGGAVRSRKATQTPTTPGQTSLQGNGGPPKPARRQSLLSVAWTDTDTGVEKIMWREIDKVSRAVFPILFFVFVLLYWPILLMKSS; via the exons AAATACGACCGCCCTCGAAGAAGGGCTCACCAGTGATAGTAGACTTTAGCATATTCGTTGTAGATATTAACTCAATTAACGTAGAGGATATGGACTTTAG CGATACTGTGTACATTTTCAGAGTAGACATGTTTATACATCAGCGCTGGCTGGAGTCGCGCCTGGAGATCCCAGATGACATATTCGAGGAGGGCGACGACTACGTGACGCTGCTTCCAGAGGTCTTTGAGAATTTTTGGCAGCCGGATCCGTACTTTCTTAATTCCAAAATTGCCG GATACGGAAGTCCATATGTTGCGTCCACCTCCCTGCTACGCAATAAGGGTGAAAGAGATTCGAAAAACTTTCATCTAGACAAAGATATAA AAATAGCGACACTGACCCACAAGTTCACGTCGGTGACGCTCTACAAGAACAAGACGGTGCGCTATGCGGCGCGGATGCACGCGATCATCGCCTGCCAGATGGAGTTCCAGCTGTACCCCATGGACATCCAGGTGTGTCCCATCTACATCGAGAGct TCTCGTCGAACAATCAGAAGGTTAAGCTGCGCTGGTCGGACTCCGGGGTGACCCTCAATCCGGAACTGAAGCTGCTGCAGTACAATCTGGGCCAGCCGCTGGAACTGGAGGAGAGCGACGGCTACATGCCGGAGAAGGTGGGCAACTTCTCCCGCCTCACCGTGTACTTCCGCTTCGAGCGCCAGATTGGCCACCACCTCATCCAGACCTTTGCCCCCTCATCGCTGGTGGTGATGCTGTCCTGGTTCAGCTTCTGGCTGGGACTGGACGCCATTCCGGGGCGCGTAACGCTCCTGGTGACCTGCATGCTGACCCTGGTGACCATGTTTACGGGCGCCGACATTCCGCCAGTGGCTTACGTAAAG GCACTGGACCTCTGGATGGCCGGGTGCATGCTGTCCGTGTTTGCCGCGCTGGCCGAGTTCGTGGTGGTGAAAGTGCTGGACGTGCAGTACCAGTACCAGGTGAACCGCATACCCAAG CGCATCAGCAACATGGAGAAGGGTCAGTGTGCGACGGTGGCTAGTTGGGAGGGCGGAGCGGTGCGGTCGCGGAAGGCCACTCAGACGCCCACGACACCGGGCCAG ACATCGCTCCAGGGAAACGGCGGACCGCCCAAGCCAGCAAGACGTCAAAGTCTACTTTCCGTGGCGTGGACGGATACGGATACCGGCGTGGAGAAGATCATGTGGCGGGAGATCGACAAGGTGTCCCGCGCCGTATTCCCCATTCTGTTCTTTGTGTTTGTGCTCCTGTACTGGCCGATACTGCTGATGAAGTCGTCCTAG
- the LOC6733916 gene encoding glycine receptor subunit alpha-2 isoform X3, with the protein MLDKFNTNAFISFGLGFILMWLSEATEAHMNYTAKPRVVLPPNYVKEIRPPSKKGSPVIVDFSIFVVDINSINVEDMDFRVDMFIHQRWLESRLEIPDDIFEEGDDYVTLLPEVFENFWQPDPYFLNSKIAGYGSPYVASTSLLRNKGERDSKNFHLDKDIKIATLTHKFTSVTLYKNKTVRYAARMHAIIACQMEFQLYPMDIQVCPIYIESFSSNNQKVKLRWSDSGVTLNPELKLLQYNLGQPLELEESDGYMPEKVGNFSRLTVYFRFERQIGHHLIQTFAPSSLVVMLSWFSFWLGLDAIPGRVTLLVTCMLTLVTMFTGADIPPVAYVKALDLWMAGCMLSVFAALAEFVVVKVLDVQYQYQVNRIPKVLPMRISNMEKGQCATVASWEGGAVRSRKATQTPTTPGQTSLQGNGGPPKPARRQSLLSVAWTDTDTGVEKIMWREIDKVSRAVFPILFFVFVLLYWPILLMKSS; encoded by the exons AAATACGACCGCCCTCGAAGAAGGGCTCACCAGTGATAGTAGACTTTAGCATATTCGTTGTAGATATTAACTCAATTAACGTAGAGGATATGGACTTTAG AGTAGACATGTTTATACATCAGCGCTGGCTGGAGTCGCGCCTGGAGATCCCAGATGACATATTCGAGGAGGGCGACGACTACGTGACGCTGCTTCCAGAGGTCTTTGAGAATTTTTGGCAGCCGGATCCGTACTTTCTTAATTCCAAAATTGCCG GATACGGAAGTCCATATGTTGCGTCCACCTCCCTGCTACGCAATAAGGGTGAAAGAGATTCGAAAAACTTTCATCTAGACAAAGATATAA AAATAGCGACACTGACCCACAAGTTCACGTCGGTGACGCTCTACAAGAACAAGACGGTGCGCTATGCGGCGCGGATGCACGCGATCATCGCCTGCCAGATGGAGTTCCAGCTGTACCCCATGGACATCCAGGTGTGTCCCATCTACATCGAGAGct TCTCGTCGAACAATCAGAAGGTTAAGCTGCGCTGGTCGGACTCCGGGGTGACCCTCAATCCGGAACTGAAGCTGCTGCAGTACAATCTGGGCCAGCCGCTGGAACTGGAGGAGAGCGACGGCTACATGCCGGAGAAGGTGGGCAACTTCTCCCGCCTCACCGTGTACTTCCGCTTCGAGCGCCAGATTGGCCACCACCTCATCCAGACCTTTGCCCCCTCATCGCTGGTGGTGATGCTGTCCTGGTTCAGCTTCTGGCTGGGACTGGACGCCATTCCGGGGCGCGTAACGCTCCTGGTGACCTGCATGCTGACCCTGGTGACCATGTTTACGGGCGCCGACATTCCGCCAGTGGCTTACGTAAAG GCACTGGACCTCTGGATGGCCGGGTGCATGCTGTCCGTGTTTGCCGCGCTGGCCGAGTTCGTGGTGGTGAAAGTGCTGGACGTGCAGTACCAGTACCAGGTGAACCGCATACCCAAGGTACTGCCCATG CGCATCAGCAACATGGAGAAGGGTCAGTGTGCGACGGTGGCTAGTTGGGAGGGCGGAGCGGTGCGGTCGCGGAAGGCCACTCAGACGCCCACGACACCGGGCCAG ACATCGCTCCAGGGAAACGGCGGACCGCCCAAGCCAGCAAGACGTCAAAGTCTACTTTCCGTGGCGTGGACGGATACGGATACCGGCGTGGAGAAGATCATGTGGCGGGAGATCGACAAGGTGTCCCGCGCCGTATTCCCCATTCTGTTCTTTGTGTTTGTGCTCCTGTACTGGCCGATACTGCTGATGAAGTCGTCCTAG
- the LOC6733916 gene encoding glycine receptor subunit alpha-2 isoform X1 — protein MLDKFNTNAFISFGLGFILMWLSEATEAHMNYTAKPRVVLPPNYVKEIRPPSKKGSPVIVDFSIFVVDINSINVEDMDFSDTVYIFRVDMFIHQRWLESRLEIPDDIFEEGDDYVTLLPEVFENFWQPDPYFLNSKIAGYGSPYVASTSLLRNKGERDSKNFHLDKDIKIATLTHKFTSVTLYKNKTVRYAARMHAIIACQMEFQLYPMDIQVCPIYIESFSSNNQKVKLRWSDSGVTLNPELKLLQYNLGQPLELEESDGYMPEKVGNFSRLTVYFRFERQIGHHLIQTFAPSSLVVMLSWFSFWLGLDAIPGRVTLLVTCMLTLVTMFTGADIPPVAYVKALDLWMAGCMLSVFAALAEFVVVKVLDVQYQYQVNRIPKVLPMRISNMEKGQCATVASWEGGAVRSRKATQTPTTPGQTSLQGNGGPPKPARRQSLLSVAWTDTDTGVEKIMWREIDKVSRAVFPILFFVFVLLYWPILLMKSS, from the exons AAATACGACCGCCCTCGAAGAAGGGCTCACCAGTGATAGTAGACTTTAGCATATTCGTTGTAGATATTAACTCAATTAACGTAGAGGATATGGACTTTAG CGATACTGTGTACATTTTCAGAGTAGACATGTTTATACATCAGCGCTGGCTGGAGTCGCGCCTGGAGATCCCAGATGACATATTCGAGGAGGGCGACGACTACGTGACGCTGCTTCCAGAGGTCTTTGAGAATTTTTGGCAGCCGGATCCGTACTTTCTTAATTCCAAAATTGCCG GATACGGAAGTCCATATGTTGCGTCCACCTCCCTGCTACGCAATAAGGGTGAAAGAGATTCGAAAAACTTTCATCTAGACAAAGATATAA AAATAGCGACACTGACCCACAAGTTCACGTCGGTGACGCTCTACAAGAACAAGACGGTGCGCTATGCGGCGCGGATGCACGCGATCATCGCCTGCCAGATGGAGTTCCAGCTGTACCCCATGGACATCCAGGTGTGTCCCATCTACATCGAGAGct TCTCGTCGAACAATCAGAAGGTTAAGCTGCGCTGGTCGGACTCCGGGGTGACCCTCAATCCGGAACTGAAGCTGCTGCAGTACAATCTGGGCCAGCCGCTGGAACTGGAGGAGAGCGACGGCTACATGCCGGAGAAGGTGGGCAACTTCTCCCGCCTCACCGTGTACTTCCGCTTCGAGCGCCAGATTGGCCACCACCTCATCCAGACCTTTGCCCCCTCATCGCTGGTGGTGATGCTGTCCTGGTTCAGCTTCTGGCTGGGACTGGACGCCATTCCGGGGCGCGTAACGCTCCTGGTGACCTGCATGCTGACCCTGGTGACCATGTTTACGGGCGCCGACATTCCGCCAGTGGCTTACGTAAAG GCACTGGACCTCTGGATGGCCGGGTGCATGCTGTCCGTGTTTGCCGCGCTGGCCGAGTTCGTGGTGGTGAAAGTGCTGGACGTGCAGTACCAGTACCAGGTGAACCGCATACCCAAGGTACTGCCCATG CGCATCAGCAACATGGAGAAGGGTCAGTGTGCGACGGTGGCTAGTTGGGAGGGCGGAGCGGTGCGGTCGCGGAAGGCCACTCAGACGCCCACGACACCGGGCCAG ACATCGCTCCAGGGAAACGGCGGACCGCCCAAGCCAGCAAGACGTCAAAGTCTACTTTCCGTGGCGTGGACGGATACGGATACCGGCGTGGAGAAGATCATGTGGCGGGAGATCGACAAGGTGTCCCGCGCCGTATTCCCCATTCTGTTCTTTGTGTTTGTGCTCCTGTACTGGCCGATACTGCTGATGAAGTCGTCCTAG
- the LOC6733916 gene encoding glycine receptor subunit alpha-2 isoform X4: protein MLDKFNTNAFISFGLGFILMWLSEATEAHMNYTAKPRVVLPPNYVKEIRPPSKKGSPVIVDFSIFVVDINSINVEDMDFSDTVYIFRVDMFIHQRWLESRLEIPDDIFEEGDDYVTLLPEVFENFWQPDPYFLNSKIAEIATLTHKFTSVTLYKNKTVRYAARMHAIIACQMEFQLYPMDIQVCPIYIESFSSNNQKVKLRWSDSGVTLNPELKLLQYNLGQPLELEESDGYMPEKVGNFSRLTVYFRFERQIGHHLIQTFAPSSLVVMLSWFSFWLGLDAIPGRVTLLVTCMLTLVTMFTGADIPPVAYVKALDLWMAGCMLSVFAALAEFVVVKVLDVQYQYQVNRIPKVLPMRISNMEKGQCATVASWEGGAVRSRKATQTPTTPGQTSLQGNGGPPKPARRQSLLSVAWTDTDTGVEKIMWREIDKVSRAVFPILFFVFVLLYWPILLMKSS, encoded by the exons AAATACGACCGCCCTCGAAGAAGGGCTCACCAGTGATAGTAGACTTTAGCATATTCGTTGTAGATATTAACTCAATTAACGTAGAGGATATGGACTTTAG CGATACTGTGTACATTTTCAGAGTAGACATGTTTATACATCAGCGCTGGCTGGAGTCGCGCCTGGAGATCCCAGATGACATATTCGAGGAGGGCGACGACTACGTGACGCTGCTTCCAGAGGTCTTTGAGAATTTTTGGCAGCCGGATCCGTACTTTCTTAATTCCAAAATTGCCG AAATAGCGACACTGACCCACAAGTTCACGTCGGTGACGCTCTACAAGAACAAGACGGTGCGCTATGCGGCGCGGATGCACGCGATCATCGCCTGCCAGATGGAGTTCCAGCTGTACCCCATGGACATCCAGGTGTGTCCCATCTACATCGAGAGct TCTCGTCGAACAATCAGAAGGTTAAGCTGCGCTGGTCGGACTCCGGGGTGACCCTCAATCCGGAACTGAAGCTGCTGCAGTACAATCTGGGCCAGCCGCTGGAACTGGAGGAGAGCGACGGCTACATGCCGGAGAAGGTGGGCAACTTCTCCCGCCTCACCGTGTACTTCCGCTTCGAGCGCCAGATTGGCCACCACCTCATCCAGACCTTTGCCCCCTCATCGCTGGTGGTGATGCTGTCCTGGTTCAGCTTCTGGCTGGGACTGGACGCCATTCCGGGGCGCGTAACGCTCCTGGTGACCTGCATGCTGACCCTGGTGACCATGTTTACGGGCGCCGACATTCCGCCAGTGGCTTACGTAAAG GCACTGGACCTCTGGATGGCCGGGTGCATGCTGTCCGTGTTTGCCGCGCTGGCCGAGTTCGTGGTGGTGAAAGTGCTGGACGTGCAGTACCAGTACCAGGTGAACCGCATACCCAAGGTACTGCCCATG CGCATCAGCAACATGGAGAAGGGTCAGTGTGCGACGGTGGCTAGTTGGGAGGGCGGAGCGGTGCGGTCGCGGAAGGCCACTCAGACGCCCACGACACCGGGCCAG ACATCGCTCCAGGGAAACGGCGGACCGCCCAAGCCAGCAAGACGTCAAAGTCTACTTTCCGTGGCGTGGACGGATACGGATACCGGCGTGGAGAAGATCATGTGGCGGGAGATCGACAAGGTGTCCCGCGCCGTATTCCCCATTCTGTTCTTTGTGTTTGTGCTCCTGTACTGGCCGATACTGCTGATGAAGTCGTCCTAG